A genomic segment from Brevundimonas mediterranea encodes:
- a CDS encoding LptA/OstA family protein, whose translation MTAMTAKTHYARTVAALAALALLALPAVGDAQSARTSSNQPIAFGADTGEQSAERISLRGRAEVTQGQNRLRAEAITLFRNAAGDPERVEATGTVYFVTPTQSMRGDRAVYTLSNGELVVTGNVILNQGKNVLTGGRLVYNVNTDAANMSGAPRGGTAGSRIQGVFYPNGTN comes from the coding sequence ATGACGGCGATGACAGCGAAAACCCACTACGCCCGGACGGTTGCGGCGCTGGCGGCCCTGGCCCTGCTGGCCCTGCCGGCCGTGGGCGACGCCCAGAGCGCGCGCACCAGCTCGAACCAGCCCATCGCCTTCGGCGCCGACACGGGCGAACAGTCCGCCGAACGCATCAGCCTGCGCGGCCGGGCCGAAGTGACCCAGGGGCAGAACCGCCTGCGGGCCGAGGCCATCACCCTGTTCCGCAACGCCGCCGGCGATCCGGAGCGGGTCGAGGCCACGGGCACCGTCTATTTCGTCACCCCGACCCAGTCGATGCGCGGAGACCGCGCCGTCTACACCCTGTCGAACGGCGAACTGGTCGTGACCGGCAACGTCATCCTGAACCAGGGCAAGAACGTCCTGACGGGCGGGCGGCTGGTCTATAACGTCAACACCGACGCGGCCAACATGTCGGGCGCCCCGCGCGGCGGGACCGCCGGCAGCCGCATCCAGGGCGTCTTCTATCCCAACGGAACCAACTGA
- the lptC gene encoding LPS export ABC transporter periplasmic protein LptC, translating into MTDPGEQTRIQADAADEARVVLAGARWRARSRRVKLYRRVLPIIILVLAGGVLTWTVFRTVMSGVERKASQGQEVRLDKPLFHGQDAQGRAFTVGAQGAIRDPATGHFRLVGPALKLNLGGRKVTEMTADGGTYNEQARTVTIGPNVRISDGGSGFVLTTPEAVVDTSTGIITGSRGVQGAGPIGTINASSYAIYDQGERVVFKGSGDTKISGTINPSGSGE; encoded by the coding sequence TTGACCGACCCCGGCGAACAGACACGGATCCAGGCGGACGCCGCGGACGAGGCCCGGGTGGTCCTGGCCGGTGCGCGCTGGCGGGCGCGTTCGCGGCGCGTCAAACTGTACCGCCGCGTCCTGCCGATCATCATCCTGGTGCTGGCGGGCGGCGTCCTGACCTGGACCGTGTTCCGCACCGTCATGTCGGGGGTGGAGCGCAAGGCCAGCCAGGGCCAGGAGGTCCGGCTGGACAAGCCCCTGTTCCACGGCCAGGACGCGCAAGGCCGCGCCTTCACCGTCGGCGCCCAGGGCGCGATCCGCGATCCCGCCACCGGCCATTTCCGCCTGGTCGGCCCGGCGCTGAAGCTGAACCTGGGCGGCCGCAAGGTCACCGAAATGACCGCCGACGGCGGGACCTACAACGAACAGGCCAGGACCGTGACCATCGGTCCGAACGTGCGGATTTCGGACGGCGGCTCCGGCTTCGTCCTGACCACGCCCGAGGCGGTGGTCGACACCTCGACCGGAATCATCACCGGTTCACGGGGCGTTCAGGGCGCCGGCCCTATTGGAACCATCAACGCTTCGTCCTATGCGATCTATGATCAGGGCGAGCGCGTGGTGTTCAAGGGCTCTGGCGACACCAAGATAAGCGGGACCATCAATCCCTCGGGATCAGGCGAATGA
- a CDS encoding ribonuclease D — translation MTVYLHEGDLPDDLDLGPDVAIDSETMGLRFRRDPLCVVQLSAGDGNAHVVRLNRPGYDCPNLKRLLTDPAVTKIFHFGRFDIGMFLLHLGVETRPVYCTKIASKLARTYTDRHGLKDVVRETVGVDLSKAQQSSDWGAAELTQAQLDYAASDVLYLHAARAKLDLMLAREGRAELAAQCFDFLPTRSALDLAGWDEIDIFAHS, via the coding sequence ATGACCGTTTACCTGCACGAGGGCGACCTGCCCGACGACCTGGACCTGGGACCGGACGTCGCCATCGATTCCGAGACCATGGGCCTGCGCTTCCGCCGCGACCCCCTTTGCGTGGTCCAGTTGTCGGCCGGCGACGGAAACGCCCATGTCGTGCGGCTGAACCGCCCCGGCTATGACTGCCCGAACCTGAAGCGGCTGCTGACCGATCCGGCGGTGACCAAGATCTTCCACTTCGGTCGCTTCGACATCGGCATGTTCCTGCTGCACCTCGGGGTCGAGACGCGGCCGGTCTATTGCACCAAGATCGCCTCCAAACTGGCCCGCACCTACACCGACCGCCACGGGCTGAAGGACGTGGTGCGCGAGACCGTCGGGGTCGACCTGTCCAAGGCCCAGCAGTCGTCCGACTGGGGCGCGGCCGAACTGACCCAGGCCCAGCTGGACTACGCCGCCTCGGACGTCCTCTATTTGCACGCCGCCCGGGCCAAGCTGGACCTGATGCTGGCGCGCGAGGGACGGGCCGAACTGGCGGCCCAATGTTTCGACTTCCTGCCGACCCGTTCGGCGCTCGATCTCGCCGGCTGGGACGAGATCGACATCTTCGCCCATAGCTGA
- a CDS encoding WecB/TagA/CpsF family glycosyltransferase: protein MADPSRVPKAHERRTTPRATYRKRRRRRERVHMFGQLVDLVKPEEVLHHVQDAVAEGRKSVVANHNLHSLYLLQKHPEMRAFYDMAELVEVDSTPMIWFSRALGLHSRGFHRCTYLDWRDHFWSVANRKAWRVMAVGGAPGVGEEAARRLGARYPKTEIRTRHGFFDARAGSADNAEVVAEIQAFQPHILFVGMGMPRQELWTLAVFDALPDCVILSVGAAFDYEAGTQNPAPRWMGRAGIEWAYRLAQDPRRLFHRYCIEPWTLAPLAIRDLRAARRRMSGKTAARGADFGAPPTRNFPHGT, encoded by the coding sequence ATGGCGGATCCGTCCCGAGTTCCCAAGGCGCACGAGCGGCGCACGACCCCTCGCGCGACCTATCGCAAGCGTCGGCGTCGGCGCGAGCGCGTCCACATGTTCGGCCAGCTGGTCGATCTGGTGAAGCCCGAGGAAGTTCTGCATCACGTCCAGGACGCCGTGGCCGAGGGCCGCAAGAGCGTGGTGGCCAACCACAATCTGCACAGTCTGTACCTGCTCCAGAAACATCCGGAGATGCGGGCCTTCTACGACATGGCCGAGCTGGTCGAGGTCGATTCGACGCCGATGATCTGGTTCTCCCGCGCCCTTGGGCTGCACAGCCGGGGCTTTCATCGCTGCACCTATCTGGACTGGCGCGACCATTTCTGGAGCGTCGCCAACCGCAAGGCCTGGCGGGTCATGGCGGTCGGCGGCGCGCCGGGCGTGGGCGAGGAGGCGGCGCGCCGGTTGGGCGCGCGCTATCCCAAGACCGAGATCCGCACCCGTCACGGCTTCTTCGACGCCCGGGCAGGTTCCGCCGACAACGCTGAAGTCGTCGCGGAGATTCAGGCCTTTCAGCCGCATATCCTGTTCGTCGGCATGGGCATGCCGCGCCAGGAGCTGTGGACCCTGGCCGTGTTCGACGCCCTGCCCGACTGCGTCATCCTGTCGGTCGGCGCCGCCTTCGACTATGAGGCGGGAACCCAGAATCCCGCGCCGCGATGGATGGGCCGCGCCGGGATCGAATGGGCCTATCGGCTGGCGCAGGACCCCCGCCGCCTGTTCCATCGCTATTGCATCGAGCCCTGGACCCTGGCGCCCCTGGCGATCCGCGACCTGCGCGCGGCCCGCCGCCGCATGTCCGGCAAGACGGCCGCCCGGGGCGCGGACTTCGGCGCGCCGCCGACCCGCAATTTTCCGCACGGAACCTGA
- the fliE gene encoding flagellar hook-basal body complex protein FliE, translating to MNPMMAARAYAAVQGSAMPTAAQPPASGDNGFADLVKNAMTDMTQQSRAAETQMTQSIQGNGNLIDVVTALSSAEASLETVMSVRDQVISAYKEIMAMPI from the coding sequence ATGAACCCGATGATGGCCGCCCGCGCCTACGCCGCCGTTCAGGGCAGCGCCATGCCCACGGCGGCGCAACCGCCCGCCTCCGGCGACAACGGCTTCGCCGACCTGGTCAAGAACGCCATGACCGACATGACCCAGCAGTCGCGCGCGGCCGAGACCCAGATGACCCAGTCGATCCAGGGCAACGGCAATCTGATCGACGTGGTCACGGCCCTCAGCTCGGCCGAGGCGTCGCTGGAAACCGTGATGTCCGTCCGCGACCAGGTGATTTCCGCCTACAAGGAAATCATGGCCATGCCGATCTGA
- the flgC gene encoding flagellar basal body rod protein FlgC, with product MAVAASALKAQQSRMRVIAENIANAQSTARTPGGEPYRRQIPVFQAREVDGATGVTLAEVRPDQGEFKMDYDPSHPAANAQGYVMRPNVDTLVEAMDMREAQRAYEANLNVIETARSMDSRTLDIIKR from the coding sequence ATGGCGGTGGCGGCCTCGGCCCTCAAGGCCCAGCAGTCGCGCATGCGCGTCATCGCCGAGAACATCGCCAACGCCCAGTCCACCGCCCGCACCCCCGGCGGCGAGCCCTATCGCCGCCAGATCCCGGTCTTTCAGGCGCGCGAGGTCGACGGCGCGACCGGCGTGACCCTGGCCGAGGTCCGGCCCGACCAGGGCGAGTTCAAGATGGACTACGACCCCTCGCACCCGGCGGCCAACGCCCAGGGCTATGTGATGCGGCCCAATGTCGACACCCTGGTGGAAGCCATGGACATGCGCGAAGCCCAGCGCGCCTACGAAGCCAATCTGAACGTCATCGAGACGGCGCGGTCCATGGACAGCCGCACCCTCGACATCATCAAACGCTGA
- the flgB gene encoding flagellar basal body rod protein FlgB produces MGVADIPLLGQIKGRLGWLDERQRVIAENVANADTPGYGGRDLKQPTDFAAALRSGGGLQVVRTNRAHIAPPVSAPRFDPTKSPDSETTLDGNSVVVEEQMLKMAESRMAYDAAIGFYQKSMSMLRMAARKPGAG; encoded by the coding sequence ATGGGCGTCGCCGACATTCCGCTGCTGGGGCAGATCAAGGGCCGGCTGGGCTGGCTGGACGAACGCCAGCGGGTCATCGCCGAGAACGTCGCCAACGCCGATACGCCCGGTTACGGCGGCCGCGATCTGAAACAGCCGACCGACTTCGCCGCCGCCCTGCGCTCGGGCGGGGGGCTTCAGGTGGTCCGCACCAACCGCGCCCACATCGCCCCGCCCGTCAGCGCGCCCCGGTTCGACCCGACCAAGTCGCCCGACTCGGAAACCACGCTGGACGGCAACTCCGTCGTGGTCGAGGAGCAGATGCTGAAGATGGCCGAGAGCCGCATGGCCTATGACGCCGCCATCGGCTTCTACCAGAAATCCATGTCCATGCTCCGCATGGCCGCGCGCAAGCCTGGCGCGGGCTGA
- a CDS encoding flagellar biosynthetic protein FliO, whose translation MNFLDLARAVFGLAFTLGLIGLAAYAARRYAPQLMAKLNAQRGERRMQVVETLVLDPARRLVLVRIDAEERLILLGEGRELIEPRQPEIFK comes from the coding sequence ATGAATTTCCTCGATCTCGCCCGCGCCGTCTTCGGCCTGGCCTTCACCCTGGGCCTGATCGGCCTGGCCGCCTATGCGGCGCGCCGCTATGCGCCGCAGCTGATGGCCAAGCTGAACGCCCAGCGCGGCGAACGGCGGATGCAGGTGGTCGAGACCCTGGTGCTGGACCCCGCGCGCCGGCTGGTCCTGGTGCGGATCGATGCGGAAGAACGACTGATCCTTCTGGGCGAAGGGCGCGAACTGATCGAGCCGCGCCAGCCGGAGATCTTCAAGTGA
- the fliP gene encoding flagellar type III secretion system pore protein FliP (The bacterial flagellar biogenesis protein FliP forms a type III secretion system (T3SS)-type pore required for flagellar assembly.), with translation MFAVPAASELKRAALLSLFTTLVCLAWPLAAFAQDAAAGGSAINIDLGSGAGLTQRVVQLVGLMTVLSLAPSIVIMTTSFVRIVVVLSLLRTALGMQQSPPNAVLVSLALFLSAIVMAPTWQDAYDSGIRPLLDQQMELPQAFDAASEPVKTFMLAQVDRGDLALFTRLSRVEAPANLQELPLRVVTPAFMISELKKAFEIGFLLFVPFLVIDLVVASVLMSMGMMMLPPVVVSLPFKLIFFVLVDGWRLVAGSLVESFQRASGTG, from the coding sequence GTGTTTGCGGTACCCGCCGCGTCCGAGCTGAAGCGCGCGGCCCTGCTGTCTCTGTTCACCACCCTGGTGTGCCTGGCCTGGCCTCTGGCGGCCTTCGCCCAGGACGCGGCGGCGGGCGGGTCGGCGATCAATATCGACCTGGGCAGCGGCGCGGGGCTGACGCAGCGGGTGGTGCAACTGGTCGGGCTGATGACCGTGCTGTCGCTGGCGCCCTCCATCGTCATCATGACCACCAGCTTCGTGCGAATCGTCGTGGTCCTGTCGCTGTTGCGGACGGCGCTGGGGATGCAGCAGTCGCCGCCGAACGCCGTCCTGGTGTCCCTGGCCCTGTTCCTGAGCGCCATCGTCATGGCCCCGACCTGGCAGGACGCCTATGATTCGGGCATCCGTCCGCTGCTGGATCAGCAGATGGAATTGCCCCAGGCCTTCGATGCGGCGTCGGAACCTGTGAAAACCTTCATGCTGGCCCAGGTGGACCGCGGAGACCTGGCCCTGTTCACCCGTCTAAGCCGCGTGGAGGCCCCGGCCAACCTGCAGGAGCTGCCCCTGCGCGTGGTCACGCCGGCCTTCATGATCAGCGAGCTGAAGAAAGCGTTCGAAATCGGATTTCTCCTTTTCGTTCCGTTCCTTGTGATCGATCTGGTGGTCGCCAGCGTGCTGATGTCCATGGGTATGATGATGCTGCCTCCGGTGGTGGTGTCCCTGCCGTTCAAGTTGATCTTTTTCGTGCTGGTGGACGGCTGGAGACTGGTCGCCGGCAGCCTGGTCGAGAGCTTCCAGCGGGCGTCCGGAACGGGATAA
- a CDS encoding HU family DNA-binding protein, with protein sequence MTTQAELIAAVAKDAGVSQADAGKVLTAIVENIHASLKAGGDVRISNLGVFDTAARAEREGRNPATGATIKIAASKAVRFRVSKPLKDAVNG encoded by the coding sequence ATGACCACTCAAGCCGAACTGATCGCCGCCGTCGCCAAGGACGCCGGTGTCTCGCAGGCCGACGCCGGCAAGGTGCTGACCGCCATCGTCGAAAACATCCACGCCAGCCTGAAGGCCGGCGGCGACGTGCGCATCTCGAACCTGGGCGTCTTCGACACCGCCGCCCGCGCCGAGCGTGAAGGCCGCAACCCCGCCACGGGCGCGACCATCAAGATCGCCGCCTCGAAGGCCGTCCGCTTCCGCGTCTCGAAGCCGCTGAAGGACGCCGTCAACGGCTAA
- a CDS encoding tetratricopeptide repeat protein, with protein MSGTPHSKRILKSTVAAAAAGAVVFAPLAPLAQEAGRSRDPLSISIGQSSEFTRVEFGGVIGARSQVRREGDKVIVRLGVSAAPDVSRLRVDPPEGVKAVETRLARGGTTDLVITLAEGADARSGAADGAVWLNLYAPGKAPEPTSEERAAAINSVVPVRAVSTPDKTVLTFQWGAPVGAAVFRRGEAVWVVFDTAAKMDLTGAKALGPAKDARWAAGPDYTAVRIAAPDGLPVAAEGQGGTWTVTIGGPPAGASGVEIDRSDDGSATLVARMAGATKTVWLTDPLVGDRFAAVTALAPGKGFSGTRSTVDLSLIPTAQGLAVETTTDDLKIEAAGDLVTLSRPQGLTLSPPSATLEAAAHEDDAPKPAAYPALILEEWATAGEDGFSQRYRRLQDAAAQETIAGTDNPRAPIAARMALARFLVGSGLNYEAIGVINALVAKAPNMQGEPEVRGLRGAARVGVGRLEEAQADFAGSALSNDPAAKVWQGYIAAEQGDWEGARRAFAAGASVIDDFPKEWRARFGAAHALAAIQTNDLPAARQLLAYVFSQNASAADQLTARVVQARLFELSGDKDRALAVYKAVARAPLDGIATPAKLGAIGLELDKGVLTPDQAAQQLEQLKWRWRGDATELAVIRKLANLYLQQGRYREALDALRGAGKRMSGVPGAAEIYADQSNAFRALFLEGAADGLQPVQALALFYDFRELTPIGADGDEMVRRLSRRLIDVDLLDQAAELLKHQVDERLDGVAKAQVATDLATVYLMDRQPEKALQAIWGSRTTLLPNAINSERRALEARALMDLGRYDHALEVLDRDQSAPAREVRGDILWKQQKWAEAAPLYEARLGDRYKQAEAPLTPSEESWLIRAGVGYSLSGNPAALDRLRGQYSPFIPRARSANAIRVALDDNLAGLAGVNDFAALSANADTFVGWVNAAKQDFRKETGGNRPATPAR; from the coding sequence ATGTCCGGGACCCCGCACAGCAAGCGTATCCTGAAGTCGACCGTGGCCGCCGCCGCGGCCGGCGCGGTCGTGTTCGCGCCACTGGCGCCGCTGGCCCAGGAAGCCGGCCGGTCGCGCGATCCGCTGTCGATCAGCATCGGCCAATCCAGCGAATTCACCCGTGTCGAATTCGGCGGCGTCATCGGCGCGCGCAGCCAGGTCCGGCGCGAGGGCGACAAGGTGATCGTCCGCCTGGGCGTCTCGGCCGCGCCTGACGTCTCGCGCCTGCGCGTCGATCCGCCGGAGGGGGTCAAGGCCGTCGAGACGCGGCTGGCGCGGGGCGGAACGACCGATCTGGTCATCACCCTGGCCGAGGGCGCCGACGCCCGGTCCGGCGCGGCTGACGGCGCGGTCTGGCTGAACCTCTATGCGCCGGGCAAGGCGCCCGAGCCGACGTCGGAAGAACGGGCGGCGGCCATCAATTCCGTTGTGCCCGTCCGCGCCGTCTCGACGCCGGACAAGACGGTCCTGACCTTCCAGTGGGGCGCGCCGGTGGGCGCCGCCGTTTTCCGGCGGGGCGAGGCCGTCTGGGTCGTGTTCGACACCGCCGCCAAGATGGACCTGACCGGCGCCAAGGCCCTGGGTCCGGCCAAGGACGCCCGCTGGGCCGCCGGCCCTGACTACACCGCCGTCCGCATCGCCGCTCCCGACGGCCTGCCCGTGGCGGCCGAAGGGCAGGGCGGAACCTGGACCGTGACCATCGGCGGTCCGCCCGCCGGCGCCTCGGGCGTCGAGATCGACCGCTCCGACGACGGCTCGGCCACCCTGGTGGCGCGGATGGCGGGCGCGACCAAGACCGTCTGGCTGACGGATCCCCTGGTCGGCGACCGTTTCGCCGCCGTCACCGCCCTGGCGCCCGGCAAGGGGTTCTCGGGCACGCGTAGCACCGTCGATCTCAGCCTGATCCCCACCGCCCAGGGCCTGGCGGTCGAGACCACGACCGACGATCTGAAGATCGAGGCGGCGGGCGATCTGGTCACCCTCAGCCGCCCGCAGGGCCTGACCCTGTCGCCGCCGTCGGCGACGCTGGAGGCCGCCGCCCATGAGGATGACGCGCCGAAGCCGGCGGCCTATCCGGCCCTGATCCTGGAGGAATGGGCGACCGCAGGCGAGGACGGCTTCTCGCAACGCTATCGCCGCCTTCAGGACGCGGCGGCTCAGGAAACCATCGCCGGAACCGACAATCCCCGCGCGCCCATCGCGGCGCGCATGGCCCTGGCCCGGTTCCTGGTCGGCTCGGGCCTGAACTATGAGGCGATCGGCGTCATCAACGCCCTGGTCGCCAAGGCCCCCAACATGCAGGGCGAGCCCGAGGTGCGCGGCCTGCGCGGCGCCGCCCGCGTCGGCGTCGGCCGTCTGGAGGAGGCCCAGGCCGACTTCGCCGGCTCGGCCCTGTCGAACGATCCCGCCGCCAAGGTCTGGCAGGGCTATATCGCCGCCGAACAGGGCGACTGGGAGGGGGCGCGCCGCGCCTTCGCCGCCGGCGCCTCGGTCATCGACGACTTCCCCAAGGAATGGCGCGCCCGCTTCGGCGCCGCCCACGCCCTGGCCGCCATCCAGACCAACGACCTGCCGGCCGCGCGCCAGCTGCTGGCCTATGTCTTCAGCCAGAACGCCTCGGCCGCCGATCAGCTGACCGCGCGCGTGGTCCAGGCGCGGCTGTTTGAACTGTCCGGCGACAAGGACCGGGCGCTGGCGGTGTACAAGGCCGTGGCCCGCGCGCCGCTGGACGGCATCGCCACCCCCGCCAAACTGGGCGCCATCGGTCTGGAGCTGGACAAGGGCGTCCTGACGCCGGATCAGGCGGCCCAGCAGCTTGAGCAGTTGAAGTGGCGCTGGCGCGGCGACGCCACCGAACTGGCCGTCATCCGCAAACTGGCCAACCTCTATCTTCAGCAGGGCCGCTATCGCGAGGCCCTGGACGCCCTGCGCGGCGCCGGCAAGCGGATGTCCGGGGTGCCCGGCGCCGCCGAAATCTACGCCGACCAGTCCAACGCCTTCCGCGCCCTGTTCCTGGAAGGCGCGGCCGACGGCCTGCAGCCGGTTCAGGCCCTGGCGCTGTTCTATGATTTCCGCGAACTGACCCCCATCGGCGCCGACGGCGACGAGATGGTTCGCCGTCTGTCGCGCCGCCTGATCGACGTCGATCTGCTGGACCAGGCCGCCGAACTGCTGAAACACCAGGTGGACGAGCGGCTGGACGGGGTGGCCAAGGCCCAGGTCGCCACCGATCTGGCCACCGTCTATCTGATGGACCGTCAGCCGGAGAAGGCGTTGCAGGCCATCTGGGGCTCGCGCACCACCCTGCTGCCCAACGCCATCAACAGCGAGCGTCGGGCGCTGGAGGCCCGCGCCCTGATGGATCTGGGCCGCTACGATCACGCCCTGGAGGTTCTGGACCGCGACCAGTCCGCCCCGGCGCGCGAGGTGCGCGGCGACATCCTGTGGAAACAGCAGAAGTGGGCCGAGGCCGCGCCCCTGTACGAAGCGCGTCTGGGCGACCGCTACAAGCAGGCGGAGGCGCCCCTGACCCCGTCCGAGGAAAGCTGGCTGATTCGCGCCGGCGTGGGCTATTCGCTGAGTGGAAACCCCGCCGCCCTGGATCGTCTGCGCGGCCAGTATTCGCCCTTCATCCCCCGGGCGCGGTCAGCGAATGCGATCCGCGTGGCCCTGGACGACAATCTGGCGGGTCTGGCGGGAGTGAACGATTTCGCCGCCCTGTCGGCCAACGCCGACACCTTCGTCGGCTGGGTCAACGCCGCCAAACAGGACTTCCGAAAGGAAACGGGCGGGAATCGCCCAGCGACCCCCGCCCGTTGA
- a CDS encoding DUF983 domain-containing protein, which translates to MTDYPRLSTLKTGLACRCPRCGEGALFKGYLTLRESCPKCGLNYGFADPADGPAFFVMTAVGLVGMILLMVFDFSVKPPIWVHAVVTLPILVIMCLGCLRPFKAWLVAEQFIHKAAPPEFSSNGKHGD; encoded by the coding sequence ATGACCGATTACCCGCGCCTGAGCACCCTGAAAACCGGCCTGGCCTGTCGCTGTCCCCGCTGCGGCGAGGGGGCGCTGTTCAAGGGCTATCTGACCCTGCGCGAATCCTGCCCGAAATGCGGGCTGAACTATGGGTTCGCCGATCCGGCCGACGGCCCCGCCTTCTTCGTCATGACGGCGGTGGGCCTGGTCGGGATGATCCTGCTGATGGTCTTCGACTTCAGCGTGAAGCCGCCCATCTGGGTGCACGCGGTTGTGACCCTGCCGATCCTGGTGATCATGTGCCTGGGCTGCCTGCGGCCGTTCAAGGCCTGGCTGGTGGCGGAGCAGTTCATCCACAAGGCCGCCCCGCCGGAGTTCTCCAGCAACGGCAAGCACGGGGATTGA
- the hmgA gene encoding homogentisate 1,2-dioxygenase: protein MTRSNAPAYLTGFGNHFATEAAPGALPQGQNSPQKTPMGLYAEQLSGTAFTAPRAENRRSWLYRLRPSAQHGPYAPFDQGRVRSGPFDETPPNPNRMRWDPLPIPEAPTDWVEGLVTYGGAGDPDAGGGAGVHLYVANRSMIDRVFYDADGELLIVPQQGAHRFVTEMGMIEAQPGHVVLIPRGVRFRVEVDGPVRGYVCENYGGPFRLPDLGPIGANGLANPRDFETPVAAFEDVDRPTQCVQKYGGRLWATTFAHSPLDVVAWHGNLAPCRYDTARFNTINTVSYDHPDPSIFTVLTSPSETPGTANIDFVIFPPRWMVAEHTFRPPWFHRNVMSEFMGLVTGAYDAKAGGFAPGGASLHNRMSGHGPDQASYEGAIQAELKPHKITDTLAFMFETRAPIRVTKWASESPQMQLDYDDVWSGFAKGQVK from the coding sequence ATGACGCGATCCAACGCGCCCGCCTATCTGACCGGCTTCGGCAATCATTTCGCCACCGAGGCCGCGCCTGGCGCCCTGCCGCAGGGCCAGAACTCGCCGCAGAAGACGCCGATGGGCCTGTACGCCGAACAGCTGTCGGGCACGGCCTTCACCGCCCCGCGCGCCGAGAACCGGCGCAGCTGGCTGTACCGCCTGCGCCCCTCGGCCCAGCACGGCCCCTATGCGCCCTTCGACCAGGGCCGGGTGCGGTCGGGCCCGTTCGACGAGACCCCGCCCAATCCCAACCGGATGCGCTGGGACCCGCTGCCGATCCCGGAAGCGCCGACCGACTGGGTCGAAGGCCTGGTCACCTATGGCGGGGCGGGCGATCCCGACGCCGGGGGCGGGGCGGGCGTCCACCTGTATGTCGCCAATCGCTCGATGATCGACCGCGTCTTCTACGACGCCGACGGCGAACTGCTGATCGTGCCCCAGCAAGGCGCCCATCGCTTCGTCACCGAAATGGGCATGATCGAAGCCCAGCCCGGCCACGTGGTCCTGATCCCGCGCGGCGTCCGCTTCCGCGTCGAAGTCGACGGGCCCGTGCGCGGCTATGTCTGCGAAAACTACGGCGGTCCGTTCCGCCTGCCGGACCTGGGGCCGATCGGCGCCAACGGCCTGGCCAATCCGCGCGACTTCGAAACCCCGGTCGCGGCGTTCGAGGACGTGGATCGCCCGACCCAGTGCGTCCAGAAGTACGGCGGCCGTCTGTGGGCCACGACCTTTGCGCACAGCCCGCTGGACGTGGTGGCCTGGCACGGCAATCTCGCGCCCTGCCGCTATGACACGGCGCGGTTCAACACGATCAACACCGTCAGCTACGACCACCCGGACCCGTCGATCTTCACCGTCCTGACCAGCCCGTCCGAGACGCCGGGCACGGCCAATATCGACTTCGTCATCTTCCCGCCGCGCTGGATGGTGGCCGAGCACACCTTCCGCCCGCCCTGGTTCCATCGCAACGTCATGAGCGAGTTCATGGGCCTGGTGACCGGCGCCTATGACGCCAAGGCCGGCGGCTTCGCCCCCGGCGGCGCCAGCCTGCACAACCGGATGAGCGGCCACGGCCCGGATCAGGCCAGCTATGAGGGCGCGATCCAGGCGGAACTGAAACCGCACAAGATCACTGACACCCTGGCCTTCATGTTCGAGACCCGGGCGCCGATCCGGGTCACGAAATGGGCGTCGGAATCACCGCAGATGCAGCTCGACTACGACGACGTCTGGTCGGGCTTCGCAAAAGGACAGGTCAAATGA
- a CDS encoding Lrp/AsnC ligand binding domain-containing protein: MMTAIFVFIKTELGYANDVAADIVDNVENVSEVYSTSGQHDLLAKFNLPRDADIGTFVTKQVQTRPHVRDTFTVITFSPFLPKGG, from the coding sequence ATGATGACCGCCATCTTCGTCTTCATCAAAACCGAGCTGGGCTACGCCAACGATGTGGCGGCCGACATCGTCGATAATGTCGAGAACGTCTCCGAGGTCTATTCCACCTCGGGCCAGCACGACCTGCTGGCCAAGTTCAACCTGCCGCGCGACGCCGACATCGGGACCTTCGTCACCAAACAGGTCCAGACCCGGCCGCATGTCCGCGACACCTTCACCGTCATCACCTTCTCGCCCTTCCTGCCCAAGGGCGGCTAG